Proteins co-encoded in one Candidatus Hydrogenedens sp. genomic window:
- the ricT gene encoding regulatory iron-sulfur-containing complex subunit RicT codes for MQNIARIRMRKPRRVLQALCSDQIIIKRDDPCIVQTDRGQEWGICVLPPEPCSSEIERHSAFKVIRRAHNNDHKTLKDIEQEEKKALVTCQKYVTKHNLPMRLVESEYTFDRHRLTFYFTADRRVDFRELVKDLAQEFHTRIELRHIQIRDQSKLIGGIGNCGLHLCCARWIEQFMPISMRMAKRQNLSLNPSKISGQCGRLLCCLSYENEMYPPLKYYQDDEEGIEEELDQEEIKLLKQLEDEPFDSNNKNTK; via the coding sequence ATGCAAAATATAGCCAGAATACGCATGAGAAAACCAAGACGAGTATTACAGGCTCTTTGCTCTGACCAGATTATTATCAAAAGAGATGACCCCTGTATCGTGCAAACTGACCGTGGTCAGGAATGGGGTATCTGTGTGTTACCACCGGAACCCTGCTCGTCAGAAATAGAACGCCATAGTGCTTTTAAGGTGATTCGTCGAGCCCATAATAATGACCATAAAACTTTAAAGGATATTGAGCAAGAAGAGAAAAAAGCGTTGGTAACCTGTCAAAAATATGTTACCAAGCACAATTTGCCCATGCGTTTGGTTGAATCGGAATATACTTTTGATAGGCATCGCCTTACTTTTTATTTTACGGCAGACCGTAGAGTTGACTTTCGTGAACTGGTAAAAGATTTAGCACAGGAATTTCACACTCGAATAGAATTGCGACATATACAAATTCGGGACCAATCCAAATTAATCGGAGGGATTGGAAATTGCGGATTACATCTTTGCTGTGCACGCTGGATTGAGCAATTTATGCCTATTTCTATGCGAATGGCAAAGAGACAGAATTTATCCTTAAATCCATCAAAAATCAGCGGGCAATGCGGTCGACTCCTATGTTGCCTATCTTATGAGAATGAAATGTATCCTCCTTTGAAATACTACCAGGATGATGAGGAAGGTATAGAGGAAGAATTAGACCAGGAAGAAATAAAATTGTTAAAACAACTTGAGGACGAACCCTTCGACTCCAATAATAAAAACACAAAATAG
- a CDS encoding TatD family hydrolase, with amino-acid sequence MPNKEDIQIKPIDSHCHLFDEKFKEDRIELINTSFQKLDGLVIIIEEPFNISPLSLIKHPKIRYAVGYHPYYSEKVVAGNWDTLSLFLNTGYVSAIGEIGLDYYHCKVTKDIQRKVFIQQIEFAQQHNLPIVIHCRNAEKDTYEILRDYHKNVPSVVLHCYGGDIDMVEQFLGMNCYISFAGNITYPKAIELQKSAERVPLDYLLIETDAPYLAPQPVRGKRCVPEYVLYTAEKIAEIKKMDVNDIIHFTNQNTKKIFSLI; translated from the coding sequence ATGCCAAATAAGGAAGACATACAAATAAAACCTATAGATAGCCATTGTCATTTGTTTGATGAAAAGTTTAAAGAGGATAGAATCGAACTAATAAATACCTCTTTTCAAAAATTAGACGGACTGGTCATTATTATTGAGGAACCTTTTAATATTTCTCCATTGTCTTTGATAAAACATCCTAAAATAAGATATGCAGTGGGCTACCATCCCTATTATTCAGAGAAAGTTGTTGCGGGAAATTGGGATACATTAAGTTTATTCCTGAACACTGGATATGTAAGTGCTATCGGCGAAATTGGTCTGGATTATTATCATTGTAAAGTGACGAAGGATATTCAAAGGAAAGTGTTCATACAACAAATTGAATTTGCACAACAACATAACCTTCCAATAGTAATACACTGCCGAAATGCAGAAAAAGATACTTATGAAATCCTTCGTGATTATCATAAAAATGTTCCATCCGTGGTATTGCATTGCTATGGAGGAGATATAGATATGGTGGAACAATTTCTGGGAATGAATTGTTACATATCCTTTGCAGGAAATATAACATATCCCAAAGCCATTGAATTACAGAAAAGTGCAGAACGAGTTCCATTAGATTATTTGCTTATTGAAACAGATGCACCTTATCTGGCACCGCAACCTGTTCGTGGAAAAAGATGTGTTCCAGAATATGTGCTTTATACAGCAGAAAAAATTGCAGAAATCAAAAAAATGGATGTAAATGATATAATCCATTTCACAAACCAAAACACGAAGAAAATATTTTCACTAATATAA